The sequence below is a genomic window from Cicer arietinum cultivar CDC Frontier isolate Library 1 chromosome 6, Cicar.CDCFrontier_v2.0, whole genome shotgun sequence.
GTTTCTTCAAATGAAAAATGTGGGGTTTGTTGGGTGGTGGAGTATTTTATTTCATGGCACCCCACCACAATGTGAAAAGCCTCAAGTGAATATTACAGATCACCTTGAAATATGATTTATGCCAACCTAACAAGCAAAAGGCCTTCTAGAGTTTCATGCTTTGAACAGGTACTGGTCAATTACAATACATGGCCTCCATTTCTTCAACTTCATCAGCCTGCCATCTTATCTGACCATAATCCAAGACTTTCACTAATTGGATTGGTTTATTGTGTTGATGAATCATTAAatcattaatgttttttatcAGTTACATCTTAACAATAACTTTTGCTTCTTGTTCCAAGCTTGGTTTGCTAAGacttttgtttctttcttcttATTAGATCAATATGTCAGTGAAAGATTTTCCTGAAAAATGCTGGGAATTGGTCTTTAGATTCCTTGGTCAAGGACATGATTTGGAGTCTGTTTCTATGGCCTGCAAGAAGTTCATTCCTATTACAAACCGGGTTAAATTTTCTCTAACACTACATGATCGAACAGTTCTATTCCTTCCTCGGCTACTCTCGAGGTTTTTAAGGCTCAAAGTCATAGACCTCAGTTACTTCAATGGTGAACTAAAAGGCTTGCTTCATCAAATTTCACAATCTGAGTTAGACCTTGATTTGGTTAATCTTTCCAACCAAAGAACACTTCCTATTGATGAGTTGCGTGAACTTGGTTCAAAGATGGTAAATTTGAAGGCTTTGATCTGCTCAAACATTGGTTATTTGCATGATAGTCATCTAGTATTGATAGCTTATTGTTTCCCATTTCTTGAAGAGCTTGACATTAGCTTTCCATTGGATTCTCAAGCATCCGATTTCGGGATAGTACGACTATCTTCCATGCTTGAGAATATACGCAAGATCGATCTTTCCGGTAATCACTTGATCACTGATAAATCACTTATGTCTCTATGCCAGAACTGCAGATCAATGGAAGAAATTTCATTCTTCAAATGTTTTAAGATATCCCAAATTGGCATTGTTTCCGCAATCCGAATGAGACCAGGTTTGGCTTCCATTTCTTTTAAcattgaaaagaaaagaatacaTGGTCCTGGTTTGACACCCCTACACATTAACTTGGATTTGATTGACTCATTAACAACCTTGAAAAGATTAAACACAATTGATTTGTCAAACTCTTTTATCTCGGACGAGTTTCTTATATCAGTTGCAGGGGGTTCGAGCGTTTTTCTTAAGAAGCTTGTTCTCCAAGACTGTTGCAACTTTACATTTTCAGGAATCTTTTATGTGTTATCCAAATGTCAATATGTCCAATGCTTAGATCTTCGAAAAGCCGACTTTCTAACCGATGAATCTATCAGCAAGTTATCTACATTTCTTCTTAACTTGACATCTATAGACCTTAGTGGTTGTTGTCAGCTCACGGACTCAACCTTTTTCATACTCACAAGAAACTGTCCTTTTCTCAGCGATATCAAAATGGAGAGAACATATATTGGAGTACAAGGCGAGGAAGATTCCAATTCCATGTTTAATTTTGCTATCAACCATCAAGTGAAAACAGTTTATTTGGGTGATAATATTTTACTCAAAGATGCaagtttaataaaattttctttcatttgtCCAAGTTTACAACTTCTTGACTTAAATGCTTGTGAGGGTATATCTGGAGAATCCATTGTTGAGGTTATGAAGAGATGCTCTGAGATAAGGCATTTAAACCTTGCCAATACAATAATTGAAAGGTTTGAGATAAACTTTGAAGTTTCAAAATTGGGGATGTTGAATTTGTCAGGGTCAAGAATTGAAGATGAAGCACTCTCAATAATCTCAAAGTGGTGCAGTGGGCTATTGCTTCTAGATATCCAAAATTGTTATGTTACGGCTAAGGGGGTGAGAGAAGTAATAGAAAATTGTAGAGCATTGAAAGAGGTAAATTTAAAGAACTGTAGTTTGGTTGATGATGATTTTGTTTCTGAGCTAAAAACCTTTACAAGGTCATCATTGAGAAAAATAATCACACCTTATGGTGTCGGTGTTTATTATTGAGAATAGAAGCAAAGGAAACTCAATGTGACACATATCCTTTCTTGTTTATTCGGAATAATGTGTGTGTTGATAGCTGTCCAATGAATTTTGTATGAGATTTTTAATTGTGAAATATTGCTTGCCTTCTAATGTACTTTGCATTGCCAGACATATTTAATGTGTTTGTGTCCAACATGTCTATTGTTTATGGATAAGATATCAAATATAGGACAGATTAAATTTACTATGAACAACATTTAAGGGACATTTAAGGGATGGTTtaattgtgaaaatattttttatttattttttctaaaatttgtgttaaagagttaaaaaacttttgaaacgataaattgtttatatttttagaaataaaaaaatgtcaaaaattgtttttattatttttaaaaatttattttcatttactagtatttaatttgataaGGCATGTATAGGTACCTTTCAAAAGTTTATGGATTGCCGGTATGTTCCAAAACATGGAAATGCAAAAGGAACAGTTTCTAGCATTGCAAGTCCAATATTTAACtatgacattttaaatttagttctcaacaaaattatttgattttaatctctattttaattttatagagatttttATGAGAGACTAAAAGTGTCATTTTGTTACAAAATTTTTGAATAGtgtttaaaagtaaataaattgtttttgaaGGACCaaatcatgaaaaataaaattataagaattaaaaataaaattttaaaattttatagaaactaaaaatttatggatttttgtttaaatcatGAAGGCAAAATCAGAATCACTCTATGACATCAAATTAGTTTGCAAATAGAGAACTAAGATATGAAAAACAAATGAGTAAATAAACTAGACAAATGTTAATAGTGTTGTAAAAGTATCTACAATGGAGCTCTAACTCTTTTATTTGAGTGTTTAAGCGGATTGTGCATGTATACATCActcattttttaatgttaatatttaataaattaaatttattcaatCTAACTTTTCAAAAACTTTTACTAAATAAGTCTTATCTAAAACTTttactatattattatatttctaagTTATTGATATATAACGATACAATTTATTAAGTGACACCGacgaaaaattaaaaaaagataaatatatctATTAACATCATTCTCTATATATGCACCCAAATATTTGACTCTATAATGAAGGAGTCTATTTACCTTCTTGCTAAATAGGTGAAACACATACCATTCTTGATGTTCTAAGGCCTTTGCCGAAGTATCTGGCTAACAAATGCCTTAAGAACACATGttaaatgatcaaaatatagaaattgtcttaaaacaaaaaatcaatttctaactttttgagaaattaaatatataaatttcaagaaactatttttatttttattccttaACATGCGTCTTTAGGTACTTAGcatcttctattttttaaaaagttaaaactgttttttaatacaaaatctttatttttttaattccttaATGTGTAGAATTAGATGTTTGACAGCGAAACttgataatattttctttagaatgaaatataaataaaaatgataataaaaaaattgataaacttGATTTTAAGACCAACTATATCAATGTTTCAACAATTGTTTtggattatattttatttttagtgtgacaattatcaataatatttaatcttttttatttttctaaacaaaatgGTAACCTGAAATATATGCTTCATAAATAATAGTTTATGATCCTtcttattattttgaataagacAATAACTTAATTGATGTTGATTAAATACGAGGTACATATTTGTGTTTTGTATTGTTATCGaatcaatattatttaagcCATTATCTCAGCTTCAAAAATAAAGGCAACCATTAACATTTACTTCTAAGAGATGATGTTTGTGATCGTTGaagttttaaacattttttaaaattggtcCATGGCGGACTATGGTTCATATTAGAATtttcaacaaatatatatatcttttttttttaattttctttttacaatGTTATAGAAACAAAGTTTCCATGGTAAAACTGATTTTTCTTGGAGAGGCATTATTCACGGCTAGATTTAATATGATTCAATTGGGTCATTTTCTAATGTGCATCTTTAACCTCTCATCCACAAGGTCAATTATTTTCTCCTGATTGTTTTGCAAACAAGGGTCATTCTAACCCATCCTTTAATTAAGTTATAATAGATGTTATTTTCTCTTCTATTAACATTATCTTAAATGAAAAAGTAAGAGATACTGTGTTAGCTTGTTTAATTCTGTAATCTTATTTTCCTTttcaaagataataacaataatgtTTCACTGTTTTTTTGGTGCATGGAGTTTTTGTTGATTCTTTAACACAAGACTATATTTATTGCACCAAACATATAACTATGTTGAATGTTCACCTTTCCAAAATTACTACACAAGTAACGACACAATGGCTTTtcacaaaattaattacaatttaagTTATTTCAACTCAGTTATTTTATCAAGTGTTTGATGCACATATATAGgaataaacaatttaatcatatttgtTGTCATCGTTTGAAGTGATATCCCTCAAAATGAAACGATTTGTTAAAGTTAGAAGCAATAGAGCTACAAC
It includes:
- the LOC101509925 gene encoding transport inhibitor response 1-like protein Os04g0395600; amino-acid sequence: MIYANLTSKRPSRVSCFEQINMSVKDFPEKCWELVFRFLGQGHDLESVSMACKKFIPITNRVKFSLTLHDRTVLFLPRLLSRFLRLKVIDLSYFNGELKGLLHQISQSELDLDLVNLSNQRTLPIDELRELGSKMVNLKALICSNIGYLHDSHLVLIAYCFPFLEELDISFPLDSQASDFGIVRLSSMLENIRKIDLSGNHLITDKSLMSLCQNCRSMEEISFFKCFKISQIGIVSAIRMRPGLASISFNIEKKRIHGPGLTPLHINLDLIDSLTTLKRLNTIDLSNSFISDEFLISVAGGSSVFLKKLVLQDCCNFTFSGIFYVLSKCQYVQCLDLRKADFLTDESISKLSTFLLNLTSIDLSGCCQLTDSTFFILTRNCPFLSDIKMERTYIGVQGEEDSNSMFNFAINHQVKTVYLGDNILLKDASLIKFSFICPSLQLLDLNACEGISGESIVEVMKRCSEIRHLNLANTIIERFEINFEVSKLGMLNLSGSRIEDEALSIISKWCSGLLLLDIQNCYVTAKGVREVIENCRALKEVNLKNCSLVDDDFVSELKTFTRSSLRKIITPYGVGVYY